The Longimicrobium sp. DNA segment TGCAGCGGCTGCTGGAGCAGGACGCCGCCTACCGCTGCTTCTGCACGCCCGACGAGCTGAACGCCAAGCGCGAGCAATTGAAGGAGGAGTACCGCTACGACCGCGCGTGCTACCACATTCCGCGCGACGAGTCCGAGCGCCGCGCCGCCGCGGGCGAGCCGTTCGCCGTCCGCTTCCGCGTTCCCGAGGGCGAAACGGCGTGGGACGACGAGGTGCACGGCGACACGCGCTTCCGGAACGAGAGCATCGACGACTTCATCGTCCTGCGCACCGACGGCACGCCCATCTACAACCTGGCCGTGGTGTCGGACGACATCGACATGCGCATCACCCACGTGATCCGCGGCGACGACCACATCGCCAACACGCCCAAGCAGATCCTGCTGTACCAGGCCATGGGCGCCGCCGTCCCCCGCTTCGCCCACCTGCCCATGATCCTGGGGCCCGACGGCAAGCGGCTCAGCAAGCGCCACGGCGCCACGGCGGTGGGCCAGTACGCGGAGCAGGGCATCCTCCCCCAGGCGATGAACAACTTCCTCGCGCTGCTGGGATGGAACCCCGGCGGCGACGTGGAGGTGATGGGGATGGACGAGCTGGCCGAGCGGTTCTCGCTGGACCGCGTCAACAAGAAGAGCGCGGTGTTCGACACGGCCAAGCTGGAGTGGATGAACGGCCAGCACATCGCCCTCACCCCCGCCGCCGAGCTGCTGCCCCTGGTGGCGCCCGTCCTGGTGC contains these protein-coding regions:
- the gltX gene encoding glutamate--tRNA ligase: QRLLEQDAAYRCFCTPDELNAKREQLKEEYRYDRACYHIPRDESERRAAAGEPFAVRFRVPEGETAWDDEVHGDTRFRNESIDDFIVLRTDGTPIYNLAVVSDDIDMRITHVIRGDDHIANTPKQILLYQAMGAAVPRFAHLPMILGPDGKRLSKRHGATAVGQYAEQGILPQAMNNFLALLGWNPGGDVEVMGMDELAERFSLDRVNKKSAVFDTAKLEWMNGQHIALTPAAELLPLVAPVLVRDGLITEADVGARRDWLLRLVEELKIRGRTIHEIAGHARTYLVDEVEEYDEASVAKHWKNAAEVDQRLASVHEGLSGVDPWTPEGIDAALRAAAEKAGVGFGKLAQPLRVALVGQAASPGIDFVVHTLGREGALRRISRAREKLAAMQGA